The DNA window GTTGTAGCTATTTTTAGTTGTGTTGGGTgaaatttttccatttttgataAGACAAAATTACATTGTTCCATCTTATTTAGCAAAAATTGGGTGATATATCATCCTCCGGAATCCAACGTGAGCCACAAATTTATTTGAGTGAAAAAGTATTAAGATATCTTactataatttcttaaaacagaaaatttttatttataaaagacagagttaaaaaaaattaatttttattttaaaaagctGAGTAATATTCATCTCTTACTCTATTGCACAATAGAAATATCTTGAATGAAGTGCTCGATGAGACAATAATAGTTTGATGACAAGTCCAATCTTACAAATCTCTCTACACAACTAATACAGTTTCCTTAAGAGGGTATAGTTTCTTGACAGCGGTGGTGATAACTTACTTCATTCACTTGCAAATAAAACCAAATTGTGAGAAAAATACTTTAGGATGTTATTGGACAGGATAAAAAAggttaataatataaaaattgcaTTTATATAAGTagtattcaataaaattgactcattaataaatataaaacactTTTATTCCTACATATTTCTTTCACTTTACACTcctcaaattttaagaaatttaatagaaagtgggttgaagtTAGTGGCATGTAGTCCTATGGGATTCActataaaaaattgtaaaagtgaaaggtgacaaatttttgggacagacaaaaataaaaataagtgataaattttcagCGACGGAGAaagtacaaaataaaattgcataaaatcacgTGCCATCCAAGAAAGGATTATCATCCTTAAGACTACTacgaataaaatataaatatagttGAATGCTAAACTTACTTACTAAATGGGGAGTATAATAAAAGTCATATAATATGAATACCCAAATGTCTACTGTAAATAGAGCATTAAGTAGTCACTATGTTCCTAATAATTTGTCCTCATTTAAGCTAGCACATATTCTGAGAAATGTATTCCCCTATTTGTTATTTAGGGCCTGTTCAAGTTGGCCGACATGAAATATGCTCAATTATATCTGATCCGGTTTTGATACTGTGCAATCACGTTTTTAAGCCTTGACTTCAATGTGTTCAAGATGCTTGGGTGCTTCCGGAAATAGGGGTTCTAAATTTGggcaatcaatttttttttagttcCCAATATATGCATTACCTACTCTGCCCTTTCCATTTGACTTTGCCCGCCACCCAAGTTACTTTGGCGGTAAGCTCTACACTTGCAAGCCTTATTTGGTGAAAGTAAGGAGACGAGCTTCGTCAGACCCAGGAAGCCAAACAGCAAGATGCAGGCTGGTCACCCGCACGGGCAAGGTATGTACGATGCTCTCCAATGTTTTGCCCCACAACGCGTGGTGTTCATACATAATTTTCCGATTCAATTGGTTGACGGTGTGGGTAAATTGATGCAGAGGTGTTATATTTGTTGGAGTTCTGTACTAACATTGCCGATTTGTAACTGTGGTTACGTTATTGTGTGAATTGATAATTACATATGTGCTTCTACTTAAGGTTTGTCTCCCTTATCTGGTACACCGAATGTATGTATCCCCAACTCCGGAAAACGTCCATGGGGTGGTAGCCTTAGCAGCAGGGCCGATTGCGACGGTATGTAAACCCATCTGCTTCAGTTAACGACATATAGTTTTGACGGTGCGTTTATGTGATTGTCTGACTGGGATGGTGTGTTTTGGTCTATTCAAGTTGTGAGTGGGACGCCGCGGAACAAGTTTCGCAAGGGGGAAAGATCGAGATGAATGTGGACTCGAAAGGAGGAAGACATACTAGCAGCGACAATGCTTGAGCTCACTACAACAGGTTGGAAATCGGACAACGGTTTCAGAGCAGGGTACCTAAGTAAAATAGAAGATAGTCTCCGTGCTGAGTTTCCCAACACAGACTTGAAAGGCAATCCGCACATCAACTCCAAAATCGGGTCATGGAAGAAGAGCTACGGCCTTCTCCGTTCTATACTTAGCAGAACTGGGGTAGGGTGGAACCATCACGGTGATCACAAGTTTGATTGTAGTGATGAGCAATGGGAACAAATTGTGCAGGTATTGTGATATCTATTATCGTGGTTGGTCCTTATATTGTTAACAAATACTTAGCAATTGGTGGTCATTGCAGGCAGACAAAGACACAAAATATATGCGGAACAAATCGTGGCCATTGTGGGAGACGTGGAAGACTATATTTGGCAAGGATCGTGCTTCCGGGCTGGCTGCTGAAGAGGTAGGAGCTGCTGCGAAAAGTGTCCGTGCACAGGTTTCTGGAGGCAGCTAGGTTTACGAGAACGACTACCACCCCTCCTTTGAagattttatcactgaaccgtATACACCGGTGTCCACCAACAATGAGGTGCGCGACGACAGTTCCGACAATAGTGGGAAACAAACTTCGACGACCAAAACTATTCCTCGAAAGAGCAAAAAACCATCCCCCGACTCTGATCTGATGGAGTTCCTTGGCAACCTCCACGAGAGAACAGATGCACGTCTTGAGATGATTTCTAAACATATTGGATATGAGTTCGACATGGGACAAGCACGACAGGAAGTCTTTGATAAGCTCTGCACCGTTGACGGCCTTACACTGGCCCAACGCTACCGATTGTGCAATATTCTTGGTGACAAACCGCAACGTCTTGAAGTTTTCATTGGCATGCCGGTCAATGCTCGTCTAGGATATCTCCTATGCCTCATCGAGGACGAACATAAGGAAGTGTGATTACAGCAAATCCTCCGTATGACTTAGTCACGTCGGGACGTGTGTTTTTGGTAATATGGAACCTTACTTTGACGTAGTGCAATCATCTACTCTTTTGGCTACTAAATCCCCTTTTGTATACTTATATGTGGGCACTGAAATACTTGCATTATGTTTATGAAAGTTATTTAAAGTTTGTGAAATGGAGTCTTATTTATTTTAGCTTGTATCATTCCAATGTATACAGACTAATACACTACTAAATAAAGATACAAACACAATAGGGGCATTGCAATGGTTATATTTCATATGGAACATCACAAAAACACTACAACCACTACACTGACATCACGTACAACCATATTTTTCCAAGCAAACCTACCAAGTTGGTCTTACTTACTACATACACATTGCCCATTCGAATAAATAAACCAAAATATTAGCCCTAATATATGCCGTTCCAGCCGGTGACGGTCGTTGAAGTACTTCGTTCGACCATTAGGTTGTGCTCGGTCATGGACGGCCACAGCTATGGTTAAACAACATGGGGGAGTTTGAGCCGCAAGAACttgcggggggggggggggggggacttCATACCTGAAGGCCCGGACCCATCATGAATCGGTTTGGGTGGTGGATACATAATCCTACCATTCTCTACCCGAGTTCGTAGATTCCAGTCCGATGTTAAGTCAACGAAACATATCCCGGGTTCACTACTTGACTCACGATCATTGGGCAGTGGGTCAGCGTCGAACAACTTCCGACGCACCTGCGGTCCAGGAACACCAACGGAGAGTTGACCTCTTCATCTCCGCCGACATTCGCGGCGACAGCGACTTCGTCTGCTCCTATCTCTTCGGTGCAGTCGGATATGACGACCACTTCCTTCTGTCTCTCGATCTTGACATCATCGATCCCGAACACACACGCGAGGCATGCCCAAATGGGTTCTTCTTCATAGAAGTAAGCACCCGCAAACTCGTTCATCTGCATGTTATGACCAAAAGGTTAAGCTAAGTGTTCATTGTCGACCTATTACCATGCAGAACCGATTGCGTACCTTAAGCATATTATCCCACGACTCTTGGGGTGCCACGACAGTTTTCATTTGGGGGTTCCAGTACGCACCTCGGAGATGGAGGACTGCTTTGAACGTTTAATACCGCTTCCGCAACATTTGTATCCGATCATTTAGCTCAAGCTCAGAGAACACAACACTTACTTTGTTCTTGATCCAATCTGATGCCGTAAGCAGGAACCACGAAGGGTAGACGGTGTTGGACACATCACGTTCCTCCTTCAGCATGATGAGGCAGTCCACCAACGCATCGTCGCACGCCGGTGACCATTTCCCCTTATAGAATAAATCCGCTTGTGGAGGTATAGCCATAGTTGTTTTTACAATACTGATTATGTATGCTGAAGTTACACACTACGGTGAAACAAATAATATGTTTATAAGTAGGAGGCGATTTATTGAATATGATTGACCTTTATCTACCACTTCTATAAATGCAACTCACCACCATTCTTCTGTAAGTTCTCTCGAGCCCCACACTTTTGGAACAAAAACCAACAATATGCAATGTAGAGTAAAGTAGTTGAGTCAACTGAACAATACAAATTTGGCTGATGCATATGTATGTGTCCGAGTCAATTTAATGCACATTAAGTTTCCCCAAACAGTGTATCTATAGTTAGTAACATTGCTAGTGCATATGTTAACCCCTTGTCATATGTGCCCCGACAGAAATAGGGCGTATCTATTTTCGCGCTTCATAACCAATCCGAGAATTCATATgcaataaaatatgaaaactaATATACATcttcaataatttaattaacacTCAACACCAAAATTCTATATGCATTTAGCATCAATATACGGACAATACACCATTTTTGAATACTGCTCATTATATTTACGAACTCCTGCGTAGGCGACCCCCTTATTTCAACCACCCCAAGTTACATGCTTTCAATCTAATCAACCTGAGTCTTGTGTGTGAAGCGTAAGTCAGGATCTCTCAGTAATGGCAATAAAATTCATTCAATTTTTGCAGCGCATTTTCATCTACTACATGCAAATCAATAGCATTAAGCTTCGGGTGCCGTGCTCAACCACATGCAGAGACCATAAATTTTTGCCACCTTCCATCCACCCACTCATTAATGCATCTCCTTATCTTCTCCATTTGAGTAAACACATTCAACACCATAACACCAACCGTTGTAACACACATAATCTCAAATGGCAGATGCAGGGTCTTCGTCCAACCCGAACTTCGTCCAGGAATACCAACGCCTCCCTGCGTTCATGAAGGTGTTCCACCGGGAACGATGCAAGGATGACATGGTATGTGCCTTtgtatggttttttttttttgcacaaCCTGATTCTGGCCGAATTGTCGCACAATTTCACGTCACCCTCTTAAACGCAGCGACTCCCCGACGATTTCGTAGGGATACATGGTCAAAACATGCCGTTCGATTGCAGGCTCGTGTGGCCGAATGGCGGACGCCATTTGGTACGAATTCTGAAGCTTGAGGACGGATTCTTCTTTTCGACCGGATGGAGACAGTTTGTTGGTGCAACCGGCGTCGTACACGGTGATCACCTCATCTTCACCTTGGTGGATGTAGGAATTTTTACTGTCAAGCGGTTTAACAGAGGGACGCTTTGCCCCCCGCCGGGCGACGTTGACGGTAAGCAATCCTGAAATCAGCGACTTTGGTGTATGCGGGACTAGtacacaaaattaattttatttttgtaggtGTCGTAGAGGACGCGATGGAAGGTAGCTACGCCCCGGACATCGATACGTCCGACGATTATGTTCCATCCGAAATTGAATCTGAATCAACGATGGATGACGACTACGTTGATGATAGCAGGGCACTCACCATCGACGGGCTGCCAACATTCGTGTTTACGCTTACCGCGACAAATATCAATCGCAGCCTTGAGATCCCATATGGATTTTGGCAACGCCATATTCCAATGGGGGCTATACAAGCGGGCGTGTATCTTGAGACTGAAAGGGGACGTGGCTATGTGAACTGAGACAGAACTCCACAAGCATAAGGGTGAAGCGTGGGTGGCATCGATTCAAGAATGACAACAACCTGACGGAAGGAGTGCGCTGCCATTTCAAACTCGTTGATGCGCTTGCTGTCCAATTTCAGGTGTTGTTTGACCGGGTTTAAATTCATCGGAAGTCCTTATGTTAGCTATTTGCCGTAGTAGTAAGTGTCGTATTATTGTAATGTTTGTGACAAAGCGTGTTGTCTATGCCCTACTGATCATGGCAAATTTTCATCTATCTAGCTATCATGCTTTATCAATTGGTTGAATGCATCGTATTACTAGAGTTTGTTTATTATGTGATGTCTCAACTGCACTTCTTCTATATTACAAGTCATGCAACAGCATCACTAACATTATTTAGTAAAAAACCAATACATTTGTCGTGGTTTGTGGAATCAATATCATAATGCATCCAAGTCAGACAGTAGCGTCAATATCATGATGCTTCCAATAGGAAATAACGTTGTCGTGCTTATGCAATACAAAAGAAAGCTAACATGCTCTAACATAGTTATAGACCCGCATACCCGCCGATACATTGCGGCACACCGATTTTATTTTGGGTAATGAAGCATACGCATAAGCTTTCAAAGTTTCTAGTGCTACACAGCCTTCCCAATCAAAAAGCCTACCATAACCAACAACAAACCAATGCACAGAATCAGGACATTACTCTTCCACTCCAACAAGCGAAGGGTGTTGTAGTACGGAGCACCTATAACGGAGGTGGAAGTTGCTTCGGACATACAGTCTGTTCCACGTACATAGCCTGTGCGTTTACCTAATACAGCCTGGGTATTGCAGCTGCGAGACGAATGTTCACCAAAGACTTCGTCGTACCACTTAAAACATCCAGGATGATACCC is part of the Salvia splendens isolate huo1 chromosome 6, SspV2, whole genome shotgun sequence genome and encodes:
- the LOC121808892 gene encoding uncharacterized protein LOC121808892, with translation MADAGSSSNPNFVQEYQRLPAFMKVFHRERCKDDMRLPDDFVGIHGQNMPFDCRLVWPNGGRHLVRILKLEDGFFFSTGWRQFVGATGVVHGDHLIFTLVDVGIFTVKRFNRGTLCPPPGDVDGVVEDAMEGSYAPDIDTSDDYVPSEIESESTMDDDYVDDSRALTIDGLPTFVFTLTATNINRSLEIPYGFWQRHIPMGAIQAGVYLETERGRGYVN